From the genome of Sphingopyxis sp. DBS4:
CTGGGCTTCCGCCTCGTCGATCATCGCATGGAGCTTTATGGCGTCCGGCTCGACCGCAAGGATTGATCCGGCCGCAGCGCGCGCCGCGATCGCGGCGGGGCAGCCGGCGCCGATTTCGCTGAGGGGAAAAGCGCGCATCGCGTGGCGCGTGATGCTGCTTCTCCTCTCGCTCCTCGTCCTGGTGCCGCTCCATTACCTCTACCGGTTCGTCAGCTACGGCTCGCCCTTTCCGAAGCTGTTCCTGTTCCTCGCCGCGCGCATTGCCGGCGCGCGGGTGGTGCGGCACGGGACGCCGCTGCGGCGCGACGTCTTCTTCATTTCGAACCATATAAGCTGGGTCGACATATTGTCGCTCGCGGGGGCGAGCGGCACCGCCTTCGTCGCCAAGGCCGAATTGGGCCGGGTGCCGGTGATCGGCTGGCTCTGCCGCCTCAACCGCACCGTGTTCGTCAGCCGCGAGGATCGCGGCGGGGTCGCCGACCAGATCAACCTGCTGCGCGAGGCGCTCGCCGACAATTGGGCGGTGACGGTGTTCCCCGAGGGCACGACGACCGACGGCCAGTCGCTGCTGCCGTTCAAGACCTCGATGATGCAGGTGCTCGATCCGCCGCCGCCCGCGGTGCTCGTCCAGCCGGTGATGCTCGATTACGGGCCGATCGCCGAGTGGATCGGCTGGATCGGCGACGAGGCGGGGATCGACAATGCCCGCCGCATCCTCGCGCGCCCCGGCACCTTCCGGCTCGACATCCATTTTCTCGAACCCTTTCACCCGCGCGACTTTCCCGGCCGCAAGGCGATCACCGCCGAAGCACGGCGGCGGATCGAGGAGGCGCTGGTCGCGACGCTCGGCAAGCCGCTGCGGCCTTTTCCGCATTATGTCGCGCCGGTCCGCTATCAGCCTGCGAGTATCGAGGGCGACGGATGACCGGCCGAATCTCCTTCAAATCCCCGCCTGCTTCCTCTATCGGGGCCGCCATGTCCGCACCCGCCCCCAAGACCTTTCACGTCAAATCCTTCGGCTGCCAGATGAACGTCTATGACGGCGAGCGCATGGCCGAGATGCTCGGCGCCGAGGGCTATATGCCCGCCGCCGAGGGCGCCGACGCCGACCTCGTCGTGCTCAATACCTGCCACATCCGCGAGAAGGCGGCTGAAAAGGTCTATTCGGACATCGGCCGGCTGAAGCGTGAGGACGGCAGCACCCCGACGATCGCGGTCGCGGGCTGCGTCGCGCAGGCCGAGGGCGCCGAGATCGCGCGCCGTGCGCCGTCGGTCGACGTCGTCGTCGGCCCGCAGGCCTATCACCGCCTGCCCGATCTGATCGCGCGCGCCGAACGCGGCGAGAAAGCAATCGACCTCGACATGCCGCTCGACAGCAAGTTCGGCGCACTGCCGAAACGCGCCGGCGGCCAGCGTCCGACTGCCTTCCTGACCGTGCAGGAAGGGTGCGACAAATTCTGCACCTATTGCGTCGTTCCCTATACGCGCGGCGCCGAGATCAGCCGGCCGTTCGCCGACCTGATCGCCGAGGCGCGCGCGCTCGTTGCGGGCGGCGTGCGCGAAATCACGCTGCTCGGGCAGAACGTCAATGCGTGGGAGGGCGAGGACGACAAGGGCAGGGCGATCGGCCTCGACGGCCTGATCCGCGAACTCGCGAAAGAGGACGGCCTCGAACGCATCCGCTACACGACCAGCCACCCCAACGACATGACCGACAGCCTGATCGCGGCGCATGGCGAGGTCGAGAAGCTGATGCCCTTCCTCCATCTGCCGGTCCAGGCGGGCAGCGACCGCATCCTCGCGGCAATGAACCGCAGCCACAGTGTCGAGAGCTATCTCAAGGTCATCGAACGCGTCCGCGAAGTGCGGCCCGACATCGCGATTTCGGGCGACTTCATCGTCGGCTTCCCCGGCGAGAGCGAGGAGGATTTCCAGGCGACGCTCGATATCGTCCGCGCGACGCGCTACGCCATGGCCTACAGCTTCAAATATTCACGCCGCCCCGGCACCCCCGCCGCGACGATGGACGGGCAGATCGACGAAGCAGTGATGAACGACCGCCTCCAGCGCTTGCAGGCCTTGCTCAACGAGCAGCAGCAGGCGTTCAACGAAACGACCGTCGGCCGCACCACGCGTCTGCTCCTCGAACGCAAGGGCAAACTGGACGGCCAACTCATCGGCAAATCACCGTGGCTTCAGTCGGTCCATGTCACCGCGCCCGGGCTTGCGATCGGCGATATGGTCGATGTCGAAATCATTTCGGCAGGTCCGAACAGTCTGGGCGCGATTTTGCGCCAATTGCAGGAGGCTTGATGTCCAAACGCCCGCTGACCGCCGCAACCCCCGCCGAACCCGGCGACCGCGTCCGACTGACCGCGGAATTCGAGCGAACGCAGCTTTTGGGCATCCTCTTTGGGGAGTTCGACCGCAATCTCGTCGCGATCGAGAACCGCCTCGGCGTCTATATCTCGGCGCGCGGCAACCGCGTGCAGATCGAGGGCGAGGCGGAGGCCGCGGCCCGCGCGCGCGACGTGCTGACCGAACTCTATAACCGTATCGAACAGGGGCAGGAGGTCGACGCGGGGCTCGTCGACGGGGTGATCGCGATGTCGGCACAGCCGACGCTCGCGGGCATCATCCGCCACGACGCCAGCGAAACGCCGACGGTGATGATCCGCACGCGTAAGAAGACGATCGTCCCGCGCGCGCCGTCGCAGGTGCCCTATATGCAGGCGCTCGCGCGCGACGACGTGATCTTCGCGCTCGGCCCGGCGGGGACGGGCAAGACCTATCTCGCGGTCGCGCAGGCGGTGGCGCAGCTCATCACCGGCAGCGTCCAGCGCCTGATCCTCTCGCGCCCCGCGGTCGAGGCGGGGGAGAAGCTCGGCTTCCTCCCCGGCGACATGAAGGAAAAGGTCGATCCCTATCTCCGCCCGCTCTACGACGCGCTCCACGACTGCCTGCCCGCCGAGCAGGTCGAGCGCCGCATCGCGAGCGGCGAGATCGAGATCGCGCCGCTTGCCTTCATGCGCGGGCGGACGCTGGCGGATGCCTTCATCATCCTCGACGAGGCGCAGAACACCACCATCCCGCAGATGAAGATGTTCTTGACCCGCTTCGGCATGAACAGCCGCATGGTGATCTGCGGCGACCCCAAGCAGGTCGATCTGCCGGTGCCCGCAACCTCCGGCCTCGCCGACGCGGTCGCGCGGCTCGAAGGATTGGAAGGCATCAACGTCAGCCGCTTCACCGCCGCCGACGTCGTCCGCCATCCGATCGTCGGGCGGATCGTCGAGGCTTATGAGGGGCCAGGGAGTTAGGGCGGGATCAGTTTGGACTACCTTCCCGTCATCAGAATGATCGCGCTCTAGCTGCCGACCTTCCTGAACGTCACTATCGACGATCCGCCGGGAGCGATTTCGCGCGTGCCCTTGCGCACCGTGCCGTCGGGCCATTTGACCTGATAGACGAAGCGGCCCGACATGGGCTTTGCGGCGCCGGTCTCGATCTCGTTCCACCGGCAAGCGAAACGGTCCCACGGGTCGGGCTTTTTGAGCACGCACACTTTGAAGGCGAAGGCGCTGATCATCAGCACCTCGCCCGCGGGCGGCTGGGTGACGAAGGTCACGCCCGGCGCGCGGCGCGGAACGGCGGTGGTCGGCCTCGGCGGCGGCGCTGCGGATGGCGGCGGAGAAGGCATGGCTGCGGGTGGCGGAGGAGGCGGGGGTGGAGGCGGCGGCGGTGGTGTGCAGGTATCGACCGCGACGACCGGCGGCAGGTCGGGCGCCGAAGCCGCCCGCGCCGTGTCGAGTGCCGCCGCGAGGTCGGCATAGAGAGCGTCGTTCGGCCGGACGCCGGCGAGCCGCTCGCGTTCAAACGCCGCGAGCGGGGCGGCGAACAGCCGTTCGGGATAATGCCGGGCGACCAGCGCGGCGCGCAGCCGCGCGGTGTCGAGCGCGATGGCGCCGTAATCGCGCAAGGCGGGGTCGGATGCATCCACGCCGGGAGTATCGGTGCCACAGGTCATGAGATTATAGGGCTCGCCCTGTCCCGGCTCGGGAACCTCGGCAACTTCCGCGATTTCGGCCTCGGCTGCGACCCGCACCTCGTAATAGCCGTCCGGATACCATCTCTGTTTCGGCAGCTTCGCCTCGATCGCCTTCATTCCCGCGGCGTCGGCGACAGCCGGATCCTGCGCCGCGGCGACAGCGGGGCCGGCGAGCGCGAGCAGCGCGAGCGGCATCCGGCCGATCATCCTCAACTGCCCGTCTTCTTGAAGGTCACGACCGCCGCGACATCCTCGTCCTCATAATTGGGGACGATCTCGCGCGTGCCCTTGCGCACCGCCCCGTCGGGCCATTTCACCTGATAGACATAACGCCCCGAAAGCCGCTTCTCGACCCCGGTCTCGACCTCGTTCCATTTGCACGCGAAGCGGTCCCACGGGTCGGGTTTCTTGCGCGTGCAGACCTTGAAGGCGAAGGCGTTGATCAGCAGCACCTCACCTTGCGGCGGCGACGTCCTGACGATCACCGCGCTGCCTTCGCCCGCGCCGCAACCGCCGTCGGCAACGACCTTGGGGAGCTGGGGTGCCAGACGTTGGCGGTTCGCCTCGACCGCCTTGGCGAGCTGCTGATAGGGATCATTTTCGAAATAGCCCCCGTCGGCGGGTTCCGCCGCCGCATCCGATGCGTCGGCTTCCATCGCGGCGTCTGCGGCCGCACTTGCCGCGGCGTCGGCTGCGCTTGCTGCCGCCTCGGCGGCGGCTTCGTCGGCGGCCTCGGTGGCGGCATCGGCGGCGGCATTTTCCGCTTCGATCTCTTCGTCGGTCATCGGTTCGGGCGCCGCCTTCGCCTCCTCGATCTTCGCCTTTTCGAACGCGAGCAGGGGCTCGGCATAGACGGCGAGCGGATATTTCATCCGCTCGAACTCGGCACGCAGCCGCGCCACCTCCAGCGCGACGCCGCCGTAGCGCGCGGTCAGCGGGTCGGTATCGTCGAGGCTGACATATTCGGCGTTGCAGTCGATCACGTCATAAGAGGGCGGCTCGCCGTCGCCCCAGTCCATTGTCAGATTGTCGCGCGGGAAATCGGCCATCTGGCCCTCGGCGGCGATGCGGATGTCGTAATAGCCGTCGGGATACCAGCTTTGCCGCGCCACCTTCGCCTCGATCGCCTTCAGCCCGGCCGCGTCGATCGGCTCCTTCGCCGTCACCGTCACCGGCGACGTCAGCGCCGCCAGCAGCATCGTCATCCGCGCCTTTCGCATCTCAATCCTCCTGCTTCAGCCGCCGCGGCCCGCCAAGCCATCCCGAAACGAGCAGCGCCGCCGCCGCTGCAATCGCTGCCCACGCACCGCCGAGCATCAGCTTCACCTGCCCGATCGAGGCCGCGGTCCAAAGCGCGGCGGGATCATAGGCGGCATCGGCGAGCGCATCGGAGGGGAGGTCGGGGCACTCACTCTCGAACACCAATTTCGCGTCGGGCGTGCATGTGGTCCCGCGCACCAGCGGCGCTCCATTCTCCCCCGCGACGATATAGGAGGATGAGGCCCAGCCATAGACGCCGCCCGCCGCGAGCAGCAGCGCGAGCAGCGCGGCCTGCACGCCGCGCGCAGCCCATAGCCGGACCTGCCCGCTCCCGATGACGCCCGCCGGGATGGCGAGCGCGAGCAGCGGAGCGATCCAGCCGATCGCCGACCCCGGCGGCGCCAGCCCGCCGAGCCAGGCCGCGAGCAGCAGCAGCGCCAGCCCCGCGCCGCCGGCGAGTGCGCGCACCAGCCCGTTGTTCCAGCTAAAGCGCTTAACCCCGCGCGGCTTGCCGGGAAGATAGTCGGTTTTCGGGCCTTCGACGAGCATCGCGACGACATCGCCCAGCCGGGCGATATGATCCTCGACCGGCGGCGACAGCGCGTCGAGCCAATGCGGCACGCTCATGAAATATTCGAGGCTGCGCTCGGGGACGACATCCTCGATGCGAAAGGGGATGATCGGCAGGCCGAGGTGCACCGCGCGTTCGACCTCGCGCAATATCTGCGGCGATGTGTTGGCGTGGCTCGAAAAGACGAGGACGAAGACCGTCGACGATTTGAGCCCGTCGATGATCGCCTCGCCCCACGAGGTGCCGGGCACGATGTCGCGCGGCGCAATCCAGCAGCGATGGCCGCGCGCCTCGAGCAGCGCGCACACCATATTCGCGATGGTGCGGTCCTTCGACGAATAGCTGATGAAGACCTGCGACGGCATCATCTTTCCCCCTGTCGCCATCATGCCGTGCGGAAGCGGGCAGGGCAATCGTCACTTTTCCCGATGAATTGGTATACGCAAACGATTCTCAA
Proteins encoded in this window:
- a CDS encoding toll/interleukin-1 receptor domain-containing protein; translation: MPSQVFISYSSKDRTIANMVCALLEARGHRCWIAPRDIVPGTSWGEAIIDGLKSSTVFVLVFSSHANTSPQILREVERAVHLGLPIIPFRIEDVVPERSLEYFMSVPHWLDALSPPVEDHIARLGDVVAMLVEGPKTDYLPGKPRGVKRFSWNNGLVRALAGGAGLALLLLAAWLGGLAPPGSAIGWIAPLLALAIPAGVIGSGQVRLWAARGVQAALLALLLAAGGVYGWASSSYIVAGENGAPLVRGTTCTPDAKLVFESECPDLPSDALADAAYDPAALWTAASIGQVKLMLGGAWAAIAAAAALLVSGWLGGPRRLKQED
- a CDS encoding PhoH family protein, which encodes MSKRPLTAATPAEPGDRVRLTAEFERTQLLGILFGEFDRNLVAIENRLGVYISARGNRVQIEGEAEAAARARDVLTELYNRIEQGQEVDAGLVDGVIAMSAQPTLAGIIRHDASETPTVMIRTRKKTIVPRAPSQVPYMQALARDDVIFALGPAGTGKTYLAVAQAVAQLITGSVQRLILSRPAVEAGEKLGFLPGDMKEKVDPYLRPLYDALHDCLPAEQVERRIASGEIEIAPLAFMRGRTLADAFIILDEAQNTTIPQMKMFLTRFGMNSRMVICGDPKQVDLPVPATSGLADAVARLEGLEGINVSRFTAADVVRHPIVGRIVEAYEGPGS
- the miaB gene encoding tRNA (N6-isopentenyl adenosine(37)-C2)-methylthiotransferase MiaB; the encoded protein is MGAAMSAPAPKTFHVKSFGCQMNVYDGERMAEMLGAEGYMPAAEGADADLVVLNTCHIREKAAEKVYSDIGRLKREDGSTPTIAVAGCVAQAEGAEIARRAPSVDVVVGPQAYHRLPDLIARAERGEKAIDLDMPLDSKFGALPKRAGGQRPTAFLTVQEGCDKFCTYCVVPYTRGAEISRPFADLIAEARALVAGGVREITLLGQNVNAWEGEDDKGRAIGLDGLIRELAKEDGLERIRYTTSHPNDMTDSLIAAHGEVEKLMPFLHLPVQAGSDRILAAMNRSHSVESYLKVIERVREVRPDIAISGDFIVGFPGESEEDFQATLDIVRATRYAMAYSFKYSRRPGTPAATMDGQIDEAVMNDRLQRLQALLNEQQQAFNETTVGRTTRLLLERKGKLDGQLIGKSPWLQSVHVTAPGLAIGDMVDVEIISAGPNSLGAILRQLQEA
- a CDS encoding 1-acyl-sn-glycerol-3-phosphate acyltransferase, translating into MASGSTARIDPAAARAAIAAGQPAPISLRGKARIAWRVMLLLLSLLVLVPLHYLYRFVSYGSPFPKLFLFLAARIAGARVVRHGTPLRRDVFFISNHISWVDILSLAGASGTAFVAKAELGRVPVIGWLCRLNRTVFVSREDRGGVADQINLLREALADNWAVTVFPEGTTTDGQSLLPFKTSMMQVLDPPPPAVLVQPVMLDYGPIAEWIGWIGDEAGIDNARRILARPGTFRLDIHFLEPFHPRDFPGRKAITAEARRRIEEALVATLGKPLRPFPHYVAPVRYQPASIEGDG